The Bicyclus anynana chromosome 4, ilBicAnyn1.1, whole genome shotgun sequence genome window below encodes:
- the LOC112043327 gene encoding integrator complex subunit 8, producing the protein MDVDLLRPGTVPISADTVLWFEFLLDPNLLKEHLSKPNPEPTPCELIEEFLSVDSKNSNSKPTSERVVDVDIPPSPPSVTTPTNLQFTRKQLALKILALKVAATLHWNLDILESKLPPQTQQHLMQDLVYMATDTTFAVPPQDVPTEFIHKSQVQFALTLYHRWVLRFPVKAALYSKTTKMAFVHMPGMQGETGYSPLNQNFEKILRMCESSRMQSIRYLDSILSYYETTLGRMEAKKIKIPVREAFIHLTEDSDDMNHNWNAGDIIISQYELAMQIHFDLCYNYFFYGQHDLAKQHILGCRENSSLLEKEISTFGYGEHDTMPWGDFYYASMTKDDILGYIRALNLGYEVLNEEPSLLQKLQEAVANHYTGIIAILQADNLSREIPMVHREVVELDIQGSASSGAFTVARDLLNRVAALNAVRYALEGGIPSTHPDFINKCKTFGIKFFDLLFWAIAPVLMSDLSDTDWKNLKMFFLHLATSQLKFPIERIDEYLKKYVGDSAESIRKKLISNEHLNEILNDPANIDDENVDIPRELLSDDWDMPDFECKSVPELEIGRLKKRLIEASTADDVRMCLVKLAMMVPSSPLWKLNPSWKPPGGLGNALTSLPRGFLQDFGYVVSGAARARAEAGCARTALSLLSVLEGEARSQLGGSSDPILYRLCRQLSWEVLLLQVNVMLSEWPHHRINLTVLSDKCKACIAAVTSGDSIIPRPQVIESCWTCLVNACEWEGASVTNGPGEAASALCAACCELQRGKGSRKFPRALWDYTLSIYNNGSNGPVKRSAGGMPSHSRDASNVAAEARNAFNGFLATLREPLAVSVMMSLLAKIHNLLIDDSSLELVVEYTNLWPSNISNMNNYNMKHILESLTELLERSLRLYPYNTSWLRLYGDVEMAGSRWAAALRRYLCALTAATWHFAKRAPDEGGLARRAARCCQALSAPTQAAALCQLPDEPDYTTAFKCLAEKTGSAADAMDGYYGCLWDGTLLEVGVALHARRGEGGRRARAVKAAGALELNANNSEDIQREAAAIRRARLLRALTNQYVA; encoded by the exons ATGGACGTCGACCTCTTACGGCCGGGCACTGTGCCTATATCTGCTGATACTGTATTATGGTTTGAATTTTTATTGGACCCAAACTTACTGAAAGAACACTTGAGTAAACCTAACCCAG AACCTACACCATGCGAGTTAATAGAAGAATTTTTGTCTGTGGACTCAAAGAATTCAAATTCAAAGCCAACTAGTGAGAGAGTGGTTGATGTTGATATCCCACCTAGTCCTCCGTCTGTGACCACACCTACAAATCTACAGTTTACCCGTAAACAGTTGGCGTTGAAAATTCTTGCATTGAAAGTTGCAGCCACTTTACATTGGAATTTGG ATATCTTGGAATCCAAACTGCCACCACAAACCCAACAACACTTGATGCAGGATCTTGTTTACATGGCAACAGACACTACTTTTGCTGTTCCACCACAG GATGTACCAACAgaatttatacataaatctCAGGTCCAATTTGCCCTTACACTGTACCACAGATGGGTGCTAAGGTTTCCAGTGAAAGCTGCTCTTTATTCTAAGACAACCAAAATGGCTTTTGTTCACAT GCCTGGAATGCAAGGAGAGACTGGCTATAGTCCACTTAAccaaaatttcgaaaaaattcTTCGCATGTGTGAATCATCCCGCATGCAAAGCATTAGATATTTAGATAGTATATTGTCTTACTATGAAACAACACTGGGTAGAATGGAAgcgaagaaaattaaaattccagTTAGGGAAGCTTTTATTCACTTGACTGAAGATTCTGATGATATGAACCATAATTGGAATGCTGGTGACATTATTATTAGTCAATATGAGTTAGCAATGCAGATACATTTTGATCTATGCtacaattactttttttatggaCAACATGATCTGGCGAAGCAACACATATTGGGATGCAGAGAAAACTCGAGTTTACTTGAAAAAGAGATATCTACTTTTGGCTATGGGGAACATGATACAATGCCATGGGGTGATTTTTATTATGCCAGCATGACTAAAGATGATATTTTGGGTTACATAAGAGCTCTAAATTTAGGGTATGAAGTTCTCAATGAAGAGCCGTCTCTTCTACAAAAACTTCAAGAGGCTGTAGCTAACCATTATACAGGAATTATAGCAATACTTCAAGCAGATAACTTATCTAGAGAAATACCAATGGTACACAGAGAGGTTGTTGAGCTTGATATTCAAGGATCTGCTTCAAGTGGGGCATTCACTGTTGCTAGAGATTTATTAAATCGCGTTGCCGCCTTAAATGCCGTCAGATATGCTCTAGAAGGAGGAATTCCGTCCACCCATCCcgactttataaataaatgtaaaactttTGGAATCAAATTTTTTGATCTGCTATTTTGGGCGATTGCGCCTGTTTTAATGTCAGACTTGTCTGATACTGACTggaaaaatctaaaaatgttcTTTCTACATCTAGCCACATCACAGTTGAAATTTCCTATAGAGAGAATAGATGAATATCTTAAAAAGTATGTGGGCGATTCAGCCGAAAGTATaagaaagaaattaatatcCAATGaacatttaaatgaaatattaaatgatCCCGCCAACATCGACGATGAAAACGTTGATATTCCGCGAGAACTTTTAAGTGACGATTGGGATATGCCTGATTTTGAGTGTAAATCTGTACCTGAACTAGAAATCGGTAGGTTAAAGAAACGCCTCATTGAGGCATCCACAGCAGATGACGTGCGTATGTGTCTAGTTAAACTCGCGATGATGGTGCCTTCTTCGCCATTGTGGAAGTTGAATCCATCTTGGAAACCTCCAGGGGGTTTGGGCAATGCTTTGACTTCATTACCGCGTGGGTTTTTGCAAGATTTTGGATATGTCGTGTCTGGTGCGGCTCGAGCTCGCGCTGAAGCTGGGTGCGCGCGGACGGCTCTATCTCTACTATCAGTATTAGAAGGCGAAGCTCGAAGTCAACTCGGAGGAAGTTCAGATCCCATATTATACAGGCTTTGTCGACAGTTATCGTGGGAAGTATTGCTGCTGCAAGTAAATGTAATGCTGTCTGAATGGCCTCACCATCGCATTAATCTGACGGTTTTGTCCGACAAATGCAAAGCTTGTATAGCTGCTGTAACTTCTGGCGATAGTATAATTCCTAGACCACAA GTAATTGAATCGTGTTGGACTTGTCTAGTGAATGCCTGTGAATGGGAAGGCGCGAGTGTGACCAACGGTCCAGGGGAAGCCGCTTCAGCATTATGTGCTGCTTGCTGTGAGCTACAGAGAGGGAAGGGTTCTAGAAAATTCCCCAGAGCCCTGTGGGATTATA CTCTATCTATATATAACAATGGTTCAAACGGTCCTGTAAAGCGATCAGCAGGTGGAATGCCATCACATTCTCGCGATGCATCAAATGTCGCAGCAGAGGCCAGAAATGCCTTTAACGGGTTTTTGGCAACTCTTCGCGAACCGCTCGCAGTCAGCGTTATGATGTCTCTGCTTGCAAAAATACACAATCTCCTCATAGACGACAGTTCATTAGAACTAGTTGTTGAATACACGAATCTTTGGCCTTCAAATATATCCAATATGAATAATTACAATATGAAACATATACTGGAATCTCTTACTGAATTGCTCGAAAGGAGCTTGAGGCTGTACCCGTATAACACTTCATG GCTACGTCTATACGGCGACGTAGAAATGGCCGGAAGCCGTTGGGCGGCAGCTCTCCGCAGATACCTGTGCGCTCTGACCGCAGCCACCTGGCACTTCGCCAAGAGGGCCCCCGATGAAGGCGGGCTGGCCCGACGCGCCGCGCGATGCTGCCAGGCCCTCTCGGCGCCCACGCAGGCGGCTGCGCTGTGCCAACTGCCTGATGAACCTGATTACACTACCGCTTTTAAATGTCTTGCAGAAAAA ACTGGCAGTGCCGCAGATGCAATGGACGGATACTACGGATGTCTATGGGACGGGACTCTATTAGAAGTAGGCGTTGCTTTACACGCGCGACGCGGGGAGGGAGGTAGACGGGCTAGGGCTGTCAAAGCCGCGGGAGCGTTGGAACTTAATGCGAACAACAGTGAAGACATACAAAGGGAAGCTGCTGCGATACGACGGGCTAGACTGCTCCGAGCGCTCACTAACCAATACGTCGCGTAA
- the LOC112043330 gene encoding S-formylglutathione hydrolase, translating into MEALQLLSSNKIFGGYQRVYAHESFELQCKMNFSLYLPPQAEGGDVKLPVVFFLSGLTCNEQNFITKSGFQRYAAEHGIIVVGPDTSPRGVKIPGDDESWDFGVGAGFYLDAAKEPWSKNYRMGSYVNKELYDLILQAFSNVVDPNRIGIMGHSMGGHGAFVSVLRNPGLYKSVSAFAPICNPTQCPWGEKAFTGYLGDDKSQWVEWDTTELVKKYDGPPITLLVDQGTDDKFYIEKQLLPENLVEACRSVGVPVILNLREEYDHSYYYIASYIGEHFDFHAKILKA; encoded by the exons ATGGAAGCTTTGCAATTACTTTCATCAAATAAGATATTTGGAGGGTATCAGAGAGTGTACGCCCATGAATCTTTCGAGCTGCAATGCAAAATGAACTTTTCTCTTTATTTACCACCTCAAGCAGAAGGAGGAGACGTAAAACTGCCTGTTGTATTTTTCCTCTCTGGCCTTACTTGTaatgaacaaaattttataactaAATCTGGATTTCAAAG ATATGCTGCTGAACATGGCATTATAGTTGTGGGACCTGACACTTCTCCCAGGGGAGTCAAGATACCTGGTGATGATGAGTCGTGGGACTTCGGTGTTGGTGCTGGTTTTTACTTGGATGCTGCTAAAGAGCCATGGTCCAAAAACTACAGAATGGGAAGCTATGTAAACAAGGAGCTGTATGACCTTATTCTACAAGCTTTCAGTAATGTTGTAGACCCAAATAGAATAGGAATCATGGGGCACAG catgGGAGGCCATGGAGCTTTTGTATCAGTTCTAAGAAACCCTGGTCTATATAAATCTGTGAGCGCATTTGCCCCAATATGTAATCCAACCCAGTGCCCATGGGGTGAGAAGGCTTTTACAGGCTACCTTGGAGATGACAAGAGCCAATGGGTTGAATGGGATACAACTGAGCTAGTCAAGAAATATGATGGGCCCCCAATAACATTGCTTGTGGATCAG ggtactgATGACAAGTTCTACATTGAAAAACAGCTGCTGCCCGAAAACCTAGTGGAAGCCTGCCGCTCTGTTGGAGTACCAGTGATACTGAACCTGCGCGAAGAATATGatcattcatattattatattgcatCTTACATTGGAGAACATTTTGATTTCCATGCTAAAATACTCAAAgcctaa